In a genomic window of Nyctibius grandis isolate bNycGra1 chromosome 4, bNycGra1.pri, whole genome shotgun sequence:
- the GLRX3 gene encoding glutaredoxin-3, with product MAAGEVAAAGSAEQFQQLLQQKDGSLVVVHFWAPWAPQCAQMNEVMVALAKEHIQVTFVKLEAEAVPEVSEKYGISSVPTFLFFKNSQKVDRLDGAHAPELTKKVQRHAASSSVSAGSNDSTKEDLNVRLKKLINAAPCMLFMKGSPREPRCGFSRQMVEILNKHGISFSSFDIFSDEEVRQGLKTYSNWPTYPQLYVAGELIGGLDIVKELEASGELDTVCPKAQKLEERLKNLINKAPVMLFMKGSKQVARCGFSRQIIEIINSTGVDYETFDILEDEEVRQGLKSYSNWPTYPQLYVKGELVGGLDIVKELKESGELLPILKGEN from the exons ATGGCGGCGGGggaggtggcggcggcgggctcGGCTGAGCAgttccagcagctgctgcagcagaaggacGG gtcCCTTGTAGTTGTCCACTTTTGGGCACCATGGGCTCCTCAGTGCGCTCAAATGAATGAGGTGATGGTGGCACTAGCAAAGGAACACATCCAGGTTACATTTGTGAAG cTGGAAGCTGAAGCTGTGCCTGAAGTATCTGAAAAATATGGAATTAGTTCTGTTCCAACGTTCTTATTCTTTAAG AATTCTCAGAAAGTTGACAGATTAGATGGTGCACATGCCCCCGAGCTGACCAAAAAAGTGCAGCGCCACGCAGCCAGCAGCTCTGTTTCTGCTGGCTCCAACGACAGCACAAAAGAGGATCTGAATGTGCGTCTGAAGAAGCTCATCAACGCTGCCCCTTGCATGCTGTTCATGAAAGGGTCTCCAAGAGAACCTCGCTGCG GTTTCAGCAGACAAATGGTGGAGATACTGAACAAACATGGCATTTCATTTAGcagttttgatattttttctgatgAAGAAGTTCGTCAGGGGCTGAAAACATATTCTAATTGGCCAACGTATCCGCAGTTGTATGTGGCTGGAGAGCTTATAGGTGGACTTGATATTGTCAAG GAACTGGAGGCATCTGGAGAACTGGACACAGTCTGTCCCAAGGCACAGAAGTTGGAGGAGAG GCTTAAAAACTTGATAAACAAAGCTCCTGTGATGCTTTTTATGAAGGGAAGCAAACAG GTGGCAAGATGTGGATTCAGCAGGCAAATTATAGAAATCATAAATAGTACTGG ggtTGATTACGAGACATTTGACATACTGGAAGATGAAGAG GTGCGGCAAGGATTAAAATCCTACTCAAACTGGCCAACGTATCCTCAGCTATATGTGAAAGGTGAACTTGTTGGAGGGCTGGACATTGTTAAG GAACTGAAGGAAAGTGGTGAATTGTTGCCTATTCTGAAGGGAGAAAATTAA